In Bacteroidota bacterium, one DNA window encodes the following:
- a CDS encoding methylated-DNA--[protein]-cysteine S-methyltransferase, whose protein sequence is MPHTTIDSPIGPIVIRANDRGITSISFSDALASDSEHSAIVDLAARQLAEYFEGTRTVFQLPLDAGGTPFQRRVWNALLDVPFGKTASYLQIARLLGDEQAIRAVGLANGKNPIAIVVPCHRIIGSDGSLTGYAGGLWRKEWLLRHEGVLNQTTLF, encoded by the coding sequence ATGCCACACACTACTATCGACTCACCCATCGGCCCGATCGTCATTCGTGCAAATGATCGTGGCATCACCTCCATCTCGTTTTCTGATGCCCTCGCATCCGACTCCGAACACTCCGCGATCGTCGACCTCGCTGCTCGTCAACTCGCAGAGTATTTCGAAGGCACGCGAACGGTATTCCAACTGCCGCTTGATGCAGGAGGTACCCCATTCCAACGGCGCGTGTGGAATGCATTGCTCGATGTCCCGTTTGGAAAAACTGCGTCGTACCTACAGATCGCCCGGCTCTTGGGCGATGAGCAAGCAATCCGAGCCGTCGGGCTCGCCAATGGGAAGAATCCGATCGCCATTGTCGTACCGTGTCACAGAATCATCGGCTCCGACGGTTCGCTTACCGGGTACGCAGGCGGACTTTGGCGCAAGGAGTGGTTGTTGCGCCATGAAGGCGTGCTGAACCAGACAACGTTGTTCTAA
- a CDS encoding sigma-70 family RNA polymerase sigma factor, with product MDVAALSGFGDDATVIASAKSGDEKAFRELVRRYQDTVYRFAFNVCRDQDKAAETLQNTFINVYRKLDTFDGRSKFSTWLYSIVTNNCLMRRRSDSTRRQELSLDDPLIEAETSSLASDAETVSPMHALLEGELKEVFDNAILKLPVDYRIVFVMRDLEDMPAAEVSKALGISVAAVKSRLFRAREFLRKQLRPYVEDSL from the coding sequence ATGGATGTAGCAGCGTTATCCGGATTTGGCGATGATGCCACAGTGATCGCCTCCGCGAAAAGCGGCGACGAGAAGGCATTTCGCGAACTGGTCCGCCGGTACCAGGATACAGTCTATCGCTTTGCGTTCAACGTCTGCCGCGATCAGGACAAAGCAGCTGAGACGCTCCAGAATACGTTCATCAACGTCTACCGCAAGCTCGATACGTTCGACGGTCGCTCGAAATTCTCGACCTGGCTCTATAGCATCGTCACGAACAACTGCCTGATGCGCCGTCGCTCCGATAGTACGCGCCGGCAGGAGCTTTCGCTTGACGATCCGCTCATCGAAGCAGAGACATCCTCGTTAGCTTCCGATGCCGAGACCGTCTCACCGATGCATGCGCTGCTTGAGGGCGAGCTCAAAGAAGTATTCGACAACGCGATCCTGAAACTTCCCGTCGATTACCGCATCGTATTTGTGATGCGCGATCTCGAAGACATGCCCGCCGCAGAAGTATCGAAAGCCCTTGGCATTTCGGTTGCCGCAGTTAAGTCTCGCCTTTTTCGCGCACGAGAATTCCTGCGTAAGCAACTACGACCGTATGTGGAGGACTCGTTATGA
- a CDS encoding zf-HC2 domain-containing protein: protein MKQMQCEDVRRLVGEGLNIERNSPTCLSVREHLSTCDDCREFVASLEKTIDCYRTYEIPKPENLDSLLKDTIDSITGAS from the coding sequence ATGAAACAGATGCAGTGTGAAGACGTCCGCCGACTCGTCGGCGAAGGGCTGAACATCGAGCGCAATTCGCCGACGTGTTTGTCCGTCCGCGAACATCTCTCCACGTGCGACGACTGCCGCGAGTTCGTTGCATCGCTCGAAAAAACGATCGATTGCTACCGCACCTACGAGATTCCCAAGCCCGAAAATCTCGATTCCCTGCTCAAAGACACGATCGATAGCATTACCGGCGCCTCCTGA
- a CDS encoding MBL fold metallo-hydrolase: MTIKQIRSTDGTGTLSYFIIDDATKRAVLLDPNFKDVDMLAELVDVLGIRLMAIIDTHTHADHISGAQNLKEITGAPVLMHELSKEKYKFVDLGDKFGIGDILRANVNVHIDRYLNDGDILHIGDLSIKVIHTPGHTNDHIALLVDGHLFTGDVLLIGQAGRSDLPSGNTDEQYKTIFSTILNLPESTVIHPGHDYEGHESALLADEKRTNPFLQARTEAEYREFVHEFFPPMADAEGGHVVLQCGAKRIESDHEGYVNIRADELQRMMATDKNLVVLDVREAFELKTFGAIDGVVNIPVGDIIYRKANLDEYKGKSVAVICQTGGRSMEAAHVLTSRGFKNVYNVVGGTLAWMMAGLPVTRPKRKGIFA; encoded by the coding sequence ATGACTATAAAACAAATACGCTCAACCGACGGGACAGGGACGCTGTCGTACTTCATCATTGACGATGCGACCAAACGCGCCGTCCTGCTCGATCCCAATTTCAAAGACGTCGATATGCTCGCCGAACTCGTGGATGTCCTCGGCATCCGCTTGATGGCTATCATCGACACCCATACACACGCCGACCACATCAGCGGCGCACAAAATCTGAAGGAGATTACCGGCGCGCCGGTCCTGATGCACGAACTCTCGAAAGAGAAATACAAATTTGTCGATCTCGGCGACAAGTTCGGTATCGGCGACATCCTTCGCGCGAATGTCAACGTGCATATCGATCGCTATCTCAATGACGGCGACATCCTGCACATCGGCGACCTGTCGATCAAGGTCATTCACACGCCCGGACATACGAACGATCATATCGCGTTGCTCGTGGATGGGCATCTCTTCACCGGCGACGTGCTGCTGATCGGTCAAGCCGGACGCAGCGATCTGCCGAGCGGCAATACCGACGAGCAGTACAAGACGATCTTCTCCACAATTCTGAACCTTCCGGAGAGCACCGTCATCCACCCCGGTCACGATTACGAAGGCCACGAATCGGCGTTACTCGCAGACGAGAAGCGGACGAACCCGTTCTTGCAAGCACGTACGGAAGCCGAATATCGCGAATTCGTCCACGAATTCTTCCCGCCGATGGCCGATGCCGAAGGCGGACACGTCGTCTTGCAATGCGGTGCGAAACGCATCGAAAGCGATCACGAAGGCTATGTTAACATTCGAGCCGACGAATTGCAACGAATGATGGCAACCGACAAAAATCTCGTCGTTCTCGATGTTCGCGAGGCATTCGAGTTGAAAACATTCGGAGCGATCGACGGCGTCGTGAATATCCCTGTCGGCGATATCATCTACCGCAAAGCGAACCTCGATGAATACAAAGGCAAGTCCGTCGCTGTCATTTGCCAGACCGGCGGCCGGTCAATGGAGGCAGCGCATGTACTTACGTCTCGCGGTTTCAAGAATGTCTATAATGTTGTCGGCGGCACCCTTGCGTGGATGATGGCCGGCCTTCCCGTAACACGCCCGAAACGCAAAGGAATATTCGCATGA
- a CDS encoding rhodanese-like domain-containing protein has protein sequence MNSALLTRLRLLVVFATLGVAVASCSDGAAQSYKTYTPAEVTTFLKQDTTAVVLDVRTPEEYASETGHLKNAKLIPVQQLEDRIGELASVKNKTVVAYCRSGHRSKQASEILSKKGFKIINMDGGITAWNAAGLPTEQGAAK, from the coding sequence ATGAATTCTGCCCTTCTGACCCGGCTTCGTCTCCTCGTTGTCTTCGCCACGCTCGGCGTTGCGGTTGCATCGTGTTCCGACGGTGCAGCACAATCCTACAAAACCTACACGCCGGCCGAAGTGACGACGTTCCTCAAGCAGGATACTACGGCCGTCGTGCTGGACGTCCGCACCCCGGAAGAATACGCAAGCGAGACGGGACATCTCAAGAACGCCAAGCTCATTCCGGTCCAACAACTCGAAGACCGAATCGGCGAGCTTGCATCGGTCAAGAACAAGACGGTCGTTGCCTATTGCCGTAGCGGCCATCGCTCGAAGCAAGCCTCGGAGATCCTTTCAAAGAAAGGGTTCAAGATCATCAATATGGATGGCGGCATCACCGCATGGAATGCTGCCGGGTTGCCGACCGAACAAGGAGCAGCGAAATGA